One part of the Nocardioides zeae genome encodes these proteins:
- a CDS encoding acyl-CoA dehydrogenase family protein → MPRLCQTDGLSDVQTEILKAVREFVDERIIPVAQELEHADEYPTEIIEGLKELGVFGLTIPEEHGGLGESLLTYALVVEEIARGWMSVSGVINTHFIVAYLLMQHGTEEQKAKYLPRMATGEVRGAFSMSEPGLGSDVSAVSTKAVKQDDGSYSITGQKMWLTNGGTSTLVALLTKTDEGAESVYKNMTTFLVEKEPGFGETAQGVTVPGKLEKMGYKGVETTELILDGHQIAADQILGGEPGKGFFQMMDGVEVGRVNVAARACGLAWRGFELGIAYAQQRKTFGKAIAEHQAVLFRLAEMATKVETIHTMMVRAARLKDTGQRMDVEAGMAKMLASEYANEVVEDSFRIHGGYGYSKEYEIERLMREVKFMLIGEGTSDIQKMIIGRSLLKDYQLKG, encoded by the coding sequence ATGCCCCGCTTGTGTCAGACGGACGGCCTCAGCGACGTGCAGACCGAGATCCTCAAGGCGGTGCGCGAGTTCGTCGACGAGCGGATCATCCCCGTCGCCCAGGAGCTGGAGCACGCCGACGAGTACCCCACGGAGATCATCGAGGGCCTCAAGGAGCTGGGCGTCTTCGGCCTGACGATCCCGGAGGAGCACGGCGGCCTCGGGGAGTCGCTCCTGACGTACGCCCTCGTCGTGGAGGAGATCGCCCGCGGCTGGATGAGCGTCTCGGGCGTCATCAACACGCACTTCATCGTGGCGTACCTGCTGATGCAGCACGGCACCGAGGAGCAGAAGGCGAAGTACCTCCCGCGGATGGCGACGGGCGAGGTGCGCGGCGCGTTCTCGATGTCGGAGCCGGGCCTGGGCTCGGACGTCTCCGCGGTCTCGACCAAGGCCGTCAAGCAGGACGACGGGTCCTACTCGATCACCGGCCAGAAGATGTGGCTGACCAACGGCGGCACCTCGACGCTCGTCGCGCTGCTCACCAAGACCGACGAGGGCGCCGAGTCGGTCTACAAGAACATGACGACGTTCCTGGTCGAGAAGGAGCCCGGCTTCGGCGAGACCGCCCAGGGCGTCACCGTGCCCGGCAAGCTCGAGAAGATGGGCTACAAGGGCGTCGAGACCACCGAGCTCATCCTCGACGGCCACCAGATCGCCGCCGACCAGATCCTGGGCGGCGAGCCCGGCAAGGGCTTCTTCCAGATGATGGACGGCGTCGAGGTCGGTCGCGTCAACGTCGCGGCCCGCGCCTGCGGCCTCGCGTGGCGCGGCTTCGAGCTGGGCATCGCCTACGCCCAGCAGCGCAAGACCTTCGGCAAGGCCATCGCCGAGCACCAGGCCGTGCTGTTCCGCCTCGCCGAGATGGCCACCAAGGTCGAGACCATCCACACGATGATGGTGCGCGCCGCCCGCCTCAAGGACACCGGCCAGCGGATGGACGTCGAGGCCGGCATGGCGAAGATGCTCGCCTCGGAGTACGCCAACGAGGTCGTCGAGGACTCGTTCCGCATCCACGGCGGCTACGGCTACTCGAAGGAGTACGAGATCGAGCGCCTCATGCGCGAGGTGAAGTTCATGCTCATCGGCGAGGGCACGAGCGACATCCAGAAGATGATCATCGGCCGCAGCCTGCTGAAGGACTACCAGCTGAAGGGCTGA